A genomic segment from Eulemur rufifrons isolate Redbay chromosome 19, OSU_ERuf_1, whole genome shotgun sequence encodes:
- the REL gene encoding proto-oncogene c-Rel, giving the protein MLGGKTLILVSCYEKTKSLKSIIIAVLISLPPPFLKIFSGGYNPYIEITEQPRQRGMRFRYKCEGRSAGSIPGEHSTDNSRTYPSIQIRNYYGKGKVRITLVTKNDPYKPHPHDLVGKDCRDGYYEAEFVQERRPLFFQNLGIRCVKKKEVKEAIISRIKAGINPFNVPEKQLIDIEDCDLNVVRLCFQVFLPDEHGNLATVLPPVVSNPIYDNRAPNTAELKICRVNKNCGSVRGGDEIFLLCDKVQKDDIEVRFVLNDWEAKGIFSQADVHRQVAIVFKTPPYCKAIMEPVTVKMQLRRPSDQEVSESMDFRYLPDEKDTYGNKSKKQKTTLLFQKLWQDCVNFPERPRPGPLGLIGEGRYIKKESNLFSHGAVLTEMPRSSGVSSQTESYYSSAVSISSGLSHHSSALPSMVPQPSSSWSSVAHSTSRSVNTNPLNSFSTGTLSSNSQGISPFLEPVGSDLNASHACIYNNSDDMGRMETSSMSPADLYGISDASMLPNCPVNMMTTSNGSMGETDNPRLVSMNLENPTCNSVLDPSDLRQLHQMSSSSMSAGTSSNTTVFVSQSDAFEGSDFSCTDNSMINESGPSNSTNTNSHSFVQSSQYSSIGPMQNEQLSDSFAYEFFQV; this is encoded by the exons ATGTTGGGAGGAAAAACCTTAATTTTAGTAAGCtgttatgaaaaaacaaaatcgTTAAAATCCATTATTATTGCTGTACTAATCTCACTGCctcctccctttttaaaaattttttcaggtGGATATAACCCATATATAGAGATAACTGAGCAACCCAGGCAGAGGGGAATGCGTTTTAGATACAAATGTGAAGGGCGATCAGCAGGCAGCATTCCAGGGGAGCACAGCACAGACAACAGCCGAACATACCCATCTATCCAG attaggaactattatggaaaaggaaaagtgaGAATTACGTTAGTAACAAAGAATGACCCGTATAAACCTCATCCTCACGACTTAGTTGGAAAAGACTGCAGAGATGGCTACTATGAAGCAGAATTTGTACAAGAACGCAGACCTTTGTT ttttcAAAATCTGGGTATTCGatgtgtaaagaaaaaagaagtaaaagaagctATTATTTCAAGAATAAAGGCAGGAATCAATCCTTTTAATG TCCCTGAAAAACAGCTGATTGATATTGAAGATTGTGACCTCAACGTGGTGAGactatgttttcaagttttcctCCCTGATGAACATGGTAATTTGGCAACTGTTCTTCCTCCTGTTGTCTCTAACCCAATTTATGATAACC GTGCTCCAAATACTGCAGAATTAAAGATTTGTCGTGTAAACAAGAACTGTGGAAGTGTCAGAGGTGGAGATGAAATATTTCTACTTTGTGACAAAGTTCAGAAAG ATGACATAGAAGTTCGTTTTGTATTGAATGACTGGGAAGCAAAAGGTATCTTTTCACAAGCTGATGTACACCGTCAAGTAGCCATTGTTTTCAAAACTCCACCATATTGCAAAGCTATAATGGAACCAGTAACAGTAAAAATGCAGCTTCGGAGACCTTCTGACCAGGAAGTTAGCGAATCTATGGATTTTAGATATCTGCCAGATGAAAAAG ATACTTATGGcaataaatcaaagaaacaaaaaacaactctGCTTTTCCAGAAATTGTGGCAGGATTGCG TTAATTTTCCTGAGAGACCAAGACCTGGTCCCCTAGGATTAATTGGAGAAGGAAGATACATCAAAAAAG AATCAAACTTGTTTTCTCATGGTGCAGTTTTGACAGAAATGCCCAGGTCTTCAGGAGTTTCAAGTCAAACAGAATCTTACTATTCTTCAGCTGTGTCCATCTCAAGTGGATTGTCCCATCATTCTTCAGCCTTACCCTCCATGGTACCTCAGCCTTCTTCAAGCTGGTCATCAGTGGCCCACTCCACCTCACGCTCAGTCAATACAAATCCACTGAATAGTTTTTCAACAGGGACACTTTCCTCTAATTCACAGGGTATCTCACCATTCCTGGAACCTGTAGGGAGTGATTTAAATGCTTCTCATGCATGCATTTATAACAATTCTGATGACATGGGCAGAATGGAAACATCATCCATGTCACCAGCTGACTTATATGGTATTTCTGATGCCAGCATGCTGCCTAATTGCCCTGTGAATATGATGACAACCAGCAATGGTAGCATGGGGGAGACTGATAATCCAAGACTTGTGAGCATGAATCTTGAAAACCCTACATGTAATTCAGTGTTAGACCCAAGTGACTTGAGACAGCTCCATCAGATGTCCTCTTCCAGTATGTCAGCAGGCACCAGTTCTAATACTACTGTTTTTGTTTCACAGTCAGATGCATTTGAGGGATCTGACTTCAGTTGTACAGATAACAGCATGATCAATGAGTCGGGACCATCAAACAGTACCAATACAAACAGTCATAGTTTTGTTCAAAGTAGTCAGTATTCAAGTATTGGCCCTATGCAAAATGAGCAATTGAGTGATTCCTTTGCATATGAATTTTTTCAAGTATAA